A single Penaeus vannamei isolate JL-2024 chromosome 22, ASM4276789v1, whole genome shotgun sequence DNA region contains:
- the LOC113812053 gene encoding carbohydrate sulfotransferase 13 has product MESLGWRCNCCHSPFARSLLLRIRKKSFLLLVCGGFLLIRLWLSVPSGFRKRYLEDWLNEGDEGFGEESHDVTQRLLDRKENLLRKCSEIEDKLEDGRAESPFNSMARAALLYNVEHKLMVCVVGKAGASTWRRHMLALLGIDEGHRPRAVKNTDLIDAKRVIGLRDMKDVLENPHTTWIMNTRHPLERLVSSYRGKFVDGKGGKEDRLNEYVKWAKVERDKAYVNGSVTFLEFLEAVILDNERNGRAGMVSYLQPSATTCSPCALPYDYIIRTDTFAEDLACIATNLQLEGIDPELNHKSDGSRSATFGDYYEGIPHEMLREIFFLYEEDFFLFGFDLPPFLLEALREW; this is encoded by the exons ATGGAGTCTCTTGGCTGGAGGTGTAATTGCTGCCACTCCCccttcgctcgctccctcctcctccgaatCCGCAAgaaatccttcctcctcctcgtgtgCGGCGGATTCCTGCTAATCCGCCTTTGGCTCAGCGTCCCGAGCGGATTCAGAAAGAGATACCTCGAAGATTGGCTAAACGAAGGTGACGAGGGATTCGGAGAGGAGAGTCATGACGTCACTCAACGGCTTCTGGACAGGAAGGAGAACCTGTTGCGAAAATGCAGCGAGATCGAAGACAAGCTGGAGGACGGGAGGGCGGAGAGCCCCTTCAATAGCATGGCGAGGGCGGCGCTGCTGTATAACGTTGAGCACAAACTGATGGTCTGCGTGGTTGGAAAG GCCGGGGCGAGCACGTGGAGGAGGCATATGCTAGCCCTCCTGGGGATCGACGAGGGGCACAGGCCGCGCGCCGTGAAAAACACAGACCTTATCGACGCCAA GAGAGTGATTGGCCTCCGCGATATGAAGGACGTCCTGGAGAATCCTCACACCACGTGGATCATGAACACGAGGCACCCGCTGGAGCGCCTCGTGTCCAGCTACAGGGGTAAATTCGtggacggaaagggagggaaagaagacagGTT GAACGAGTACGTCAAGTGGGCGAAGGTGGAGAGAGACAAGGCTTATGTCAACGGCAGCGTAACCTTCCTTGAGTTCCTGGAAGCTGTCATATTGGATAAT GAGAGGAACGGCAGGGCGGGCATGGTCAGCTACCTGCAGCCGAGCGCCACGACCTGCAGCCCCTGCGCCCTTCCCTACGACTACATCATCCGCACTGACACGTTCGCCGAAGACCTGGCTTGCATCGCCACCAACTTACAGCTGGAAGGGATCGATCCCGAACTGAACCACAAGTCGGACGGGTCACGTTCTGCGACGTTTGGGGACTATTATGAGGGTATTCCTCACGAGATGCTGAGGGAAATCTTCTTCCTTTACGAGGAGGACTTCTTTCTCTTCGGGTTCGACTTGCCGCCTTTCTTGCTGGAGGCTTTGCGTGAGTGGTGA